The Christiangramia flava JLT2011 genome has a segment encoding these proteins:
- a CDS encoding oligosaccharide flippase family protein: protein MIALNRLRIRSLFVPARVFMVSAMLVNAGNYLYNLLLSRILGPARFADAAILVTFLLVLSFVAMTLQLTVAKFTGSFEDGRKDTFLSLARKWSLWTGFVIGVLVFVLAESLAGWFQTGSAWMFRIFALGIPIYFLMSVNRGNFQGEQEFLKLSFTYQAEMFSRLLLSLLFLAVLPFGSSELVALGIFCSFIPGLLPYKKLKLSALPKMNISEVAHLKKFLLVTAFYELTQILINNGDLLLVKHFFEAETAGLYASVALIGRGVYFVAWMFVMLLLPEVVRLQRQGKNTNDVLFKHLFNISLLGAAIVLVTYIFPELVISMLFGDAYLEAADILWKYALASLLFALANIFVYYFLSLDRYVPVLLSGIMGLVQLLAISYWHGSLAAVVHIQLLLMGVLLLLQVWFFFYRNK from the coding sequence ATGATCGCTTTAAATAGATTGAGAATCAGATCTTTATTTGTTCCTGCACGAGTTTTTATGGTCAGCGCCATGCTGGTGAACGCCGGGAATTACCTTTATAACTTACTGCTTAGCCGAATACTGGGCCCGGCCAGGTTTGCTGACGCCGCTATTCTGGTAACTTTCTTACTGGTCTTATCCTTTGTGGCCATGACGTTGCAATTAACGGTAGCAAAATTTACCGGTAGTTTTGAAGATGGCAGAAAAGATACTTTTTTGTCGCTTGCCCGAAAATGGTCATTATGGACCGGGTTTGTGATCGGCGTGCTGGTTTTTGTACTGGCCGAGTCGCTGGCCGGTTGGTTCCAGACAGGCTCTGCGTGGATGTTCCGGATTTTCGCGCTCGGAATTCCCATTTATTTCCTGATGAGCGTGAACCGCGGTAATTTTCAGGGTGAGCAGGAATTCCTGAAACTCTCTTTTACCTATCAGGCAGAAATGTTCAGCAGGCTGCTACTGAGTTTGCTGTTTCTGGCGGTTTTACCTTTTGGAAGCTCAGAACTGGTCGCCTTGGGAATTTTCTGCTCGTTTATTCCGGGTTTATTGCCTTATAAAAAATTAAAACTCTCAGCGCTTCCCAAGATGAATATTTCAGAAGTGGCGCACCTGAAGAAATTCCTGCTGGTAACCGCTTTTTATGAACTCACCCAGATCCTCATCAATAATGGGGACCTGTTACTCGTAAAACATTTTTTTGAAGCGGAAACTGCCGGCCTTTATGCCTCTGTCGCACTTATTGGTCGTGGCGTTTATTTCGTGGCCTGGATGTTTGTGATGCTGCTCCTGCCGGAAGTTGTGCGATTACAAAGACAGGGAAAGAATACCAATGACGTTCTGTTCAAACACCTTTTTAACATCAGTTTACTGGGTGCCGCTATTGTGTTGGTTACCTATATTTTTCCGGAACTCGTCATTTCGATGCTGTTTGGGGATGCCTATCTGGAAGCCGCAGACATTCTCTGGAAATATGCGCTGGCCAGTTTGCTTTTCGCGCTCGCCAATATTTTTGTGTATTACTTTTTATCCCTGGACCGTTACGTTCCCGTTCTGTTATCGGGGATCATGGGATTAGTGCAGTTACTGGCCATCAGTTACTGGCATGGCAGCCTGGCTGCGGTAGTGCATATTCAACTACTGCTGATGGGTGTACTGTTATTGCTGCAGGTGTGGTTTTTCTTCTACCGAAATAAGTAA
- a CDS encoding glycosyltransferase, giving the protein MKLAIVTALPPSKVTLNEYGFHLAKHFAQKEEIEELILITDKVREPRHFDFDTGKVTLIEAWKFNSYNTLFSVSKAIRKSGADAVLFNLQFMKFGDKKVPAALGLMLPMMCRFQGIPSITLLHNILEQVDLGQAGFTENRILKFLFNQIGTFLTRLILQSDRVALTIGKYVEIISAKYQAKNVILMSHGSFETPPAPDFDIPEGPKKVMCFGKFGTYKRVELMIEAVEELRQRTNLDLEIVIAGTDSPNTPGYLQEMKEKYAMVQNIEFTGYVAEEEVPKVFTESAVVVFPYTATTGSSGVLHQAGSYGKAVVMPNLGDLALLVEEEGYAGEFFEPGNVASLARSLENILKNEEYRRSLGEKNYAAACSLPMETIAQMYLEEFKSLRKQKLKIKYV; this is encoded by the coding sequence ATGAAACTCGCTATTGTTACGGCTTTACCACCCAGTAAGGTCACGCTGAATGAATATGGTTTCCACCTCGCCAAACATTTCGCTCAAAAGGAGGAAATCGAAGAACTGATCCTCATCACCGATAAGGTCCGGGAACCAAGGCATTTTGATTTTGATACTGGCAAGGTAACGCTCATCGAAGCCTGGAAGTTCAACAGTTATAACACCCTTTTTTCAGTTTCAAAAGCCATCCGCAAGTCGGGTGCTGATGCGGTGCTGTTCAACCTGCAATTCATGAAATTTGGGGATAAAAAGGTTCCCGCTGCGCTGGGACTGATGCTTCCCATGATGTGCAGGTTCCAGGGTATTCCGAGCATTACTTTGCTGCATAATATTCTGGAGCAGGTGGATCTTGGACAAGCTGGTTTTACGGAAAACCGAATTCTGAAATTCCTTTTTAACCAGATTGGGACTTTCCTGACGCGCCTTATTTTGCAGTCGGATAGAGTGGCGCTGACCATCGGGAAGTATGTAGAAATCATTTCCGCAAAATATCAGGCAAAAAATGTGATTCTAATGTCTCACGGCTCTTTTGAAACCCCGCCAGCTCCAGATTTTGATATTCCTGAAGGCCCCAAAAAGGTAATGTGTTTTGGCAAATTCGGCACGTATAAGAGAGTGGAACTGATGATTGAAGCCGTGGAAGAATTGCGGCAGCGAACGAACCTGGATCTGGAGATTGTCATTGCCGGAACTGATAGCCCCAATACGCCGGGTTATCTTCAGGAGATGAAAGAAAAGTACGCGATGGTCCAAAATATCGAGTTTACCGGATATGTAGCAGAAGAAGAGGTGCCGAAAGTTTTTACTGAAAGTGCTGTGGTTGTTTTTCCCTATACGGCAACAACCGGCAGTTCCGGGGTTTTGCACCAGGCAGGAAGCTATGGGAAAGCAGTGGTAATGCCTAATTTGGGCGATCTCGCGCTGCTGGTGGAAGAAGAGGGCTATGCAGGAGAATTTTTCGAACCTGGAAATGTTGCTTCTTTAGCCAGGTCGCTGGAAAATATCCTGAAAAATGAAGAATATCGCAGAAGCCTGGGAGAAAAGAATTATGCGGCCGCCTGTAGTTTACCGATGGAAACGATCGCCCAAATGTATCTCGAAGAATTTAAATCATTACGGAAACAGAAACTCAAGATAAAATATGTTTAA